In the Nicotiana tabacum cultivar K326 chromosome 16, ASM71507v2, whole genome shotgun sequence genome, one interval contains:
- the LOC107759636 gene encoding transcription termination factor MTERF8, chloroplastic-like: MLISFRGKAVAVSTFQGFKSRFVYSTSATPAPTHFLVKYLVDSLGFSKQEATSTSSKVTSFKTFKNPDLVLNFFIQSGLDNTQIKKIVSREPTLLLRDVSKFQCLMDLGLFGSDLVNVIAKDITIFDRGLDTHLRPTIDCLRKTLGTDENVVKAIKKTPWLLSFGSHHTIEANVLLLKKGGVSDVKLKTLVLRNPRYIIQKTEWVKDLLHRMEKDFRVPLHSPIFPYGFHTLACQRKSTLERKIGIFKSFGWSDNDILEMFRKLPLCFTQSEVRIKKALDLYMKELGSGPAYLASHPAILVYSLEKRVIPRMQVLKILDEKKLKRRKWSLYPVLMLTESKFREYFVLPYKDQIPDLYEPHMKTVAP; the protein is encoded by the coding sequence ATGCTCATCAGTTTCAGAGGCAAAGCTGTAGCTGTATCCACATTTCAGGGTTTCAAATCCCGATTTGTCTATTCAACAAGCGCTACACCTGCCCCGACCCATTTCTTGGTGAAATACCTGGTTGATTCACTAGGATTTTCCAAACAAGAAGCAACCTCTACATCTTCCAAGGTAACTTCATTCAAAACCTTTAAGAATCCCGATTTAGTCCTCAATTTCTTCATACAAAGTGGTTTGGACAATACCCAgattaaaaaaatagtttctaGAGAACCCACATTGCTATTACGTGATGTTTCCAAATTCCAGTGCCTTATGGATCTTGGGTTATTCGGGTCCGACCTGGTGAATGTAATTGCTAAAGATATAACAATTTTTGATCGAGGTTTAGATACTCATTTGAGACCTACCATTGATTGTCTTAGGAAAACCTTGGGCACTGATGAAAATGTAGTTAAGGCTATAAAGAAAACTCCTTGGTTGCTTTCTTTTGGTTCTCATCATACTATTGAGGCTAATGTGTTATTGTTGAAAAAAGGTGGTGTTTCTGATGTGAAGCTAAAAACACTTGTGCTTAGAAATCCTAGGTATATTATCCAAAAGACTGAGTGGGTTAAGGATTTGTTGCATAGGATGGAGAAGGATTTCCGAGTTCCGCTTCACTCTCCTATTTTTCCTTACGGATTTCATACGTTAGCCTGTCAAAGGAAGTCTACATTGGAAAGAAAGATTGGAATTTTCAAGAGTTTTGGATGGTCTGATAATGATATACTCGAGATGTTCAGAAAGCTACCGCTTTGTTTTACTCAGTCAGAGGTTAGAATTAAGAAAGCATTGGACCTTTACATGAAGGAGCTTGGTTCCGGACCTGCTTACTTAGCTTCTCATCCTGCAATTTTGGTCTATAGTCTGGAAAAAAGGGTGATACCTCGGATGCAAGTCTTGAAAATTTTGGATGAAAAGAAGCTTAAGAGGAGAAAGTGGAGTCTTTATCCTGTGCTGATGTTAACAGAGTCAAAGTTCAGAGAGTATTTTGTGCTGCCCTACAAGGATCAGATACCTGATCTGTATGAACCACACATGAAAACTGTGGCTCCTTAA
- the LOC142170687 gene encoding uncharacterized protein LOC142170687: protein MDKRARIPSQKALMAKEISTSYGIAQRGQKSSNSSKELARKTQPSPKTNETVTLNRETEKSQRIWSEVLQASPSEDQAAPTSSGKKSWADEVEEEMETQKKQGSIWDDFDIAKISNAGYKLEYVEPKTHVSLQLFQTSNG, encoded by the exons ATGGACAAGAGAGCTCGCATCCCATCCCAGAAGGCTCTAATGGCCAAGGAAATATCCACATCATATGGAATTGCTCAGCGAGGGCAGAAATCAAGTAATAGTAGCAAGGAATTAGCAAGGAAAACTCAGCCAAGTCCAAAAACCAATGAAACAGTAACCCTAAACAGAGAAACAGAGAAATCTCAACGAATATGGTCTGAGGTGTTACAAGCTTCACCAAGCGAGGACCAAGCAGCACCTACCAGTAGTGGCAAAAAATCATGGGCAGATGAGGTTGAAGAGGAGATGGAAACGCAGAAGAAGCAAGGATCAATCTGGGATGACTTCGACATAGCAAAAATCTCAAATGCAGGCTATAAATTGGAATATGTAGAACCTAAAACTCATG TTTCTTTGCAGTTGTTCCAGACTTCCAATGGCTAA